Proteins encoded in a region of the Aliivibrio fischeri ATCC 7744 = JCM 18803 = DSM 507 genome:
- the vctC gene encoding iron chelate ABC transporter ATP-binding protein VctC, whose protein sequence is MISLSQLSKSFGQQKVVDQASASFVKGEVTSIIGPNGAGKSTVLSMASRLLAKDSGSVLIENQEVVDWDTKALAKKLAVLRQSNNLNMRFTVRELVAFGRFPYSQGKLTKHDNEVMDKAIRYLDLEPIQNKYLDQLSGGQRQLAFIAMVVAQDTDYVFLDEPLNNLDIKHSLQIMKNIKTLAHELGKAVVIVIHDINFASCYSDNIVALKKGKVVANGTVAEVIRKEVLSEIYETEFDIHEVNGQRICMYYGQ, encoded by the coding sequence ATGATTTCATTATCTCAACTATCTAAATCATTTGGTCAGCAAAAAGTAGTAGACCAAGCTTCCGCTTCTTTTGTTAAAGGTGAAGTTACGTCGATCATTGGGCCGAATGGGGCAGGTAAAAGTACCGTGTTATCCATGGCAAGTCGTTTATTAGCAAAAGACAGCGGTAGTGTCCTCATCGAAAACCAAGAAGTGGTGGATTGGGATACTAAAGCCCTAGCGAAGAAATTAGCGGTACTTCGACAATCTAACAATTTAAATATGCGTTTTACGGTTCGTGAGCTTGTTGCCTTTGGGCGTTTTCCATATAGCCAAGGAAAACTCACAAAGCACGATAATGAAGTGATGGATAAGGCAATTCGCTATTTAGATCTCGAACCTATTCAGAATAAATATTTAGACCAATTAAGTGGTGGTCAACGTCAATTAGCGTTCATCGCTATGGTTGTTGCGCAAGATACGGATTATGTATTTTTAGATGAACCGCTAAATAACTTAGATATTAAACATTCATTGCAAATCATGAAAAACATTAAGACGTTGGCTCATGAACTAGGTAAAGCGGTTGTTATTGTTATTCACGATATTAATTTTGCATCATGCTATTCAGACAATATTGTGGCACTTAAAAAAGGCAAAGTGGTGGCCAATGGTACCGTTGCTGAAGTTATTAGAAAAGAGGTGTTGTCTGAAATATATGAAACCGAGTTTGATATCCATGAAGTTAATGGCCAACGTATTTGTATGTATTACGGACAATAA
- a CDS encoding iron chelate uptake ABC transporter family permease subunit, whose translation MSDSIKLTALAFSTVLFTFLFIGIGLDASNYEYFLSRRVPKVLAMILASIAIAQSSLVFQTITHNRILTPSIMGFDALYLLTQVLVVVIFGSFSVFILNPFLNFAMSVVIMVGFSLLLFGFYFKKNNSNVITLLLLGVIFGQLFSNISSFFTMLVDPNDFASIQSSMFASFNNINKDLVYFCVIPLLLISAVLFRMSNILDVFWLDNDNATSLGVDVGKVTKQVLILVAILISVSTALVGPVMFFGLLVANLAKEFFHTYRHRTLLLGSSLMAMSMLLSGQWVIENIFKFETTLSVVINFIGGLYFLSLLVRQKIQ comes from the coding sequence ATGTCTGATTCAATTAAATTAACGGCATTGGCTTTCAGTACCGTATTATTCACCTTTTTGTTTATTGGTATTGGGCTTGACGCTTCAAATTATGAATACTTTTTGTCACGCCGTGTACCTAAAGTATTGGCGATGATCTTAGCCAGTATTGCGATTGCTCAGTCGTCTTTGGTTTTTCAAACCATTACGCATAACCGCATTTTAACGCCGAGTATCATGGGCTTTGATGCCTTGTATTTACTCACTCAAGTATTGGTTGTTGTTATTTTTGGTAGCTTTAGTGTTTTCATATTAAATCCATTTTTAAACTTTGCGATGTCAGTTGTGATAATGGTCGGATTTTCTTTATTGTTATTTGGATTTTATTTCAAGAAAAATAACAGTAACGTCATTACCTTATTATTGCTTGGGGTGATTTTTGGACAGCTATTTTCTAACATTTCTTCTTTCTTCACGATGTTAGTCGACCCGAACGATTTTGCTTCGATCCAATCTAGTATGTTTGCCAGTTTTAATAACATTAACAAAGATCTTGTTTATTTTTGTGTGATTCCATTACTTCTTATTAGTGCGGTTCTTTTTAGAATGTCGAATATTCTTGATGTGTTCTGGCTAGATAATGATAACGCGACCAGTTTGGGTGTTGATGTTGGTAAAGTGACAAAACAAGTACTTATCTTGGTGGCGATTTTAATTTCGGTTTCAACGGCATTAGTTGGCCCTGTGATGTTCTTTGGTTTGTTGGTAGCGAACTTAGCGAAAGAGTTTTTTCATACCTATCGTCATCGTACTTTGCTACTGGGAAGCAGTTTAATGGCAATGTCGATGTTGCTTTCAGGACAATGGGTTATCGAAAACATATTTAAGTTTGAAACGACATTAAGCGTAGTAATTAATTTTATCGGTGGTTTGTATTTCTTATCACTGTTAGTTAGACAAAAAATTCAATAG